GGCGAAAACACTTTTTCGCTGGAACGCTTGGTAGTAAAGCGAAAAACAAGTTGCGCGGAAGATGAATTGTTCACCACAAAGGTCAAATGCTTGTACGCGGTGTGCTTCAGCCAGTTTCTGCTCCCCGTTTTAGCTGAACACCTACCCATCCGCGCATTCGGCAAAAAAGATAGTTTCATCTCGTGGCTGTTCTCCGCCAATCCGTTCTATTTTTCTTTGGCAACAGCCACAGAGAAAGTAAAAGCGGATGCTATCAGTATCGGGTTTAATCAGCTTGCTCAAGCGCGATCGCAATTTAGCATACTGGGTATCTGTCAGCTCACACTCAAATACGCTTAACTGCATCCACTGCCCATAAGATTTGAGAATGGAGTGGATTTTAGTGCGCCGCTTGTCTTCTGGAATATCGTAACTGACAACAATATACATAGTGCAGGCAGGATTGAGAAGCGGTTACTTCAGAACTAAAGGCGGATATTTTTCGATTTCGCCCATCAGATACTTCGCCAGCAGTCGCGCTTGGATTTCAAAAGATTCCTGATAAGTGCATTGCTTTTTCATGACTGGATGTGTGAATTTAGTTTGTTTCTTTTGTTCGTACAACCGCAAAAATTTATGCAGCCCTTCCTTGGTCAGAGATACAGCCTTAGAGAGGGGTTCCTCAGTAAAATCATCTTTTGTGAGCGATCGCTTATTCAGTGCCGATAGCACAATGGCATCCACCACCAAAGGACGAAACTCTTCCATCAAATCTAAAGCTAGGGAAGGGCGACCATAACGCTCAACGTGCAGGTAGCCTAGATAAGGGTCAAATCCTACGATGTTCGTTGCACTCTGAATATCGTGGCGTAGCAAAGAGTAGCCAAAGCTAAGAATTGCATTAACCGGGTCAGTTGGAGGGCGGCGATTTCTGGCTTTAAACTTAAATTCTGAGCCTTTTAGCAAATGGTCAAAGCAACCAAAATAAGCAGCACTTCCTGCACCTTCTAAGCCTCGCAGAGAATCGATTCTGAGAGTTTTATCAATGGGAGCGATTGCTTTCTCTAATCGAGTAATATTTGATTGCAAATCAAGTTGAGAACATTCCCGTTCTCGACGCAACAGGTTAATTCGGTAGTTTTTCAATTTACCGCGTACAAATCCCCGCACTAGATGCACCGCCTGTTCCGTCTCGCCAGCCGCTTTCCACTGGGCTTTTCTTACAAAGATGTTTTTGGTCATTTCTGGCTCCAATCTACCTAAATAGCGTCCACTACTCGTTAAAAAAGATAGAGGGATGTGCCGAGAAAGCAGTTCCATAACAACAGCAGGGGAGACACTAGCACGCCCCAAAACCACGATGCCATCCACTTTAATCAGCGGTACATCTAAAATAGTTTGCTTCCCCGCTTTGACGCATAGACGTTCATCTGTTTTCCCAATAAAGGCTTCATCTTGTGTCACATAAACTGTTCCCATTTGTCCTCCTTAAATCGTGAATAGTCATCCAATCTGACAATTTTCCTAGCCCTTTTCAAAAATGAGACTCAGAGAAAAAACGCAGTTTCTCTTGTTTCTCTTCAAAAGGGGGTTGGGGGATCTCCAATTGAAACTTAGTTAATTTGCTTCTTGATAACGCCCGACTTTGTCAACCGCTTGAGGCAAACATTGGGAGTAAAGGCTGCATCCTTTACAGCGTGGACTGTAAACTGCTTTTGGCATCAGTCCCGTAGCCAGCAAATTTTGGACAGATTCAATAGTAGCGATCGCACTTTCTCGTAATTCCGCAGTTATTTCAACTTTTGTGCGTTGGTG
This DNA window, taken from Coleofasciculus sp. FACHB-1120, encodes the following:
- the cas2 gene encoding CRISPR-associated endonuclease Cas2; amino-acid sequence: MYIVVSYDIPEDKRRTKIHSILKSYGQWMQLSVFECELTDTQYAKLRSRLSKLIKPDTDSIRFYFLCGCCQRKIERIGGEQPRDETIFFAECADG
- the cas1d gene encoding type I-D CRISPR-associated endonuclease Cas1d — its product is MGTVYVTQDEAFIGKTDERLCVKAGKQTILDVPLIKVDGIVVLGRASVSPAVVMELLSRHIPLSFLTSSGRYLGRLEPEMTKNIFVRKAQWKAAGETEQAVHLVRGFVRGKLKNYRINLLRRERECSQLDLQSNITRLEKAIAPIDKTLRIDSLRGLEGAGSAAYFGCFDHLLKGSEFKFKARNRRPPTDPVNAILSFGYSLLRHDIQSATNIVGFDPYLGYLHVERYGRPSLALDLMEEFRPLVVDAIVLSALNKRSLTKDDFTEEPLSKAVSLTKEGLHKFLRLYEQKKQTKFTHPVMKKQCTYQESFEIQARLLAKYLMGEIEKYPPLVLK